A window of the Zeugodacus cucurbitae isolate PBARC_wt_2022May chromosome 2, idZeuCucr1.2, whole genome shotgun sequence genome harbors these coding sequences:
- the LOC105219603 gene encoding survival of motor neuron-related-splicing factor 30, with protein sequence MAEDLQNYKLQLQQVEAGLLTDPENLELLKLKEGLVEVIELTNDLIKTQCEEQKKSSYVEPISGVNISEYYDEIEAALIEAEKLVTAPQNWKVGDKCRAKWIEDGKYYDAIIEDISTEGEVSVVFDTYQNRTTTTINELRDCTTRNEVFPSSRRHHPNQKEYLKKRKQKKLQRFKELEEERECDKKKWLNFTTKNLKKPGMKIKSIFASPDTVSGRVGIGTCGVSGKGMTEYTVGEKYRKGF encoded by the exons ATGGCAGAAGATCTTCAGAATTATAAACTACAGTTGCAACAG GTTGAAGCAGGACTGCTTACAGATCCTGAAAATctggaattattaaaattgaaagagGGTCTTGTGGAAGTAATTGAATTGACCAATGATCTTATTAAAACTCAATGTGAGGAACAGAAAAAGTCTTCATATGTGGAACCTATATCTGGAGTTAATATATCGGAATATTACGATGAAATTGAAGCTGCTTTAATAGAAGCAGAAAAATTAGTTACTGCTCCACAAAACTGGAAAGTGGGCGATAAATGTAGAGCTAAGTGGATAGAAGATGGTAAATACTACGATGCAATTATTGAAGACATCAGCACCGAAGGAGAAGTTAGTGTTGTGTTTGATACTTATCAAAACCGGACAACTACAACAATCAACGAATTAAGGGATTGCACAACTAGAAATGAAGTTTTTCCTTCATCAAG ACGACATCACCCCAACcaaaaggaatatttgaagaaacgaaaacaaaaaaaattacaaaggtTCAAAGAATTGGAGGAAGAGCGAGAGTGTGACAAAAAGAAATGGCTTAATTTCACAACTAAGAATCTGAAGAAACCGGGAATGAAAATAAAGAGTATATTTGCGTCTCCTGATACGGTTTCAGGGCGCGTCGGCATTGGAACATGTGGCGTTTCCGGAAAAGGAATGACCGAATACACGGTTGGTGAGAAGTATCGTAAaggtttctaa